The following proteins come from a genomic window of Nitrosopumilaceae archaeon AB1(1):
- a CDS encoding NADH-quinone oxidoreductase subunit N, producing the protein MIEVSSTPIILIILLGTVGVILPLISLARNDRGSSLYGAISVGVLLISIGFVLYRVLTGSVDNAQLFSANVLSDDLFGAFFAVAMLIVAIMTTVGSIRYIQKHTSNSAVYYSLILLSSIGMVLIAYSTDLVMLFVAWELMSIPTYILAGFAKKNPQSNEGALKYFLFGALSSAIIVYGISIAYGLTGSTNIQVVIEGFSNLDASMLPLGLLAVGMFIAGFGFKMGLVPFHMWLPDTYEGSPSPIASLLAAGTKKAGFAVTIRVVVLGTIALSLDWTFALGVIAIMTMIVGNVAAIMQKSLSRMLAYSSIGHAGYILIGLSVSVFTPTGLHGSLLHIMNHAVMKGAAFIAIAGIVLAVGSTHIDKLKGLGRRMPLVSLGLVISLLALAGVPPLNGFWSKLLLFGSAIDAGTVVPWAYWLAIVGVLTSAMSLAYYGWVIRKMYFEGETAKRIKEPRSVVVVMIFSIIFIVGFGVYPEPLLQFAGMASPVLTGTTIP; encoded by the coding sequence ATGATAGAAGTTTCCTCTACCCCAATTATTTTGATCATTCTACTGGGAACCGTAGGTGTTATTTTACCACTGATTAGTCTTGCTAGAAACGATAGAGGCTCCTCATTGTATGGTGCAATATCTGTCGGCGTTCTTTTAATATCAATTGGTTTTGTTTTATACCGTGTTCTAACTGGTAGCGTTGATAACGCTCAACTGTTCTCAGCAAATGTACTCTCCGATGATCTCTTTGGGGCATTCTTTGCAGTAGCCATGTTGATCGTGGCAATAATGACAACTGTCGGTTCTATTAGATATATACAAAAACACACTAGCAACTCTGCGGTATACTATTCCTTGATACTGTTATCCTCAATCGGAATGGTCCTCATTGCCTATTCTACCGATCTTGTTATGCTATTTGTTGCGTGGGAGCTGATGAGTATACCCACCTATATTTTAGCAGGCTTTGCCAAAAAGAATCCACAATCTAACGAAGGTGCTCTAAAGTACTTTTTATTCGGAGCATTATCTTCTGCTATAATCGTATATGGTATATCTATAGCATATGGTCTTACCGGTTCTACAAATATTCAAGTTGTAATCGAAGGATTTTCAAATCTTGATGCTAGCATGCTGCCTCTGGGATTGCTTGCTGTTGGTATGTTTATCGCCGGTTTTGGATTCAAGATGGGTCTGGTGCCTTTTCACATGTGGTTACCTGACACTTACGAGGGCTCTCCATCACCGATTGCATCACTGCTTGCAGCAGGAACTAAAAAGGCTGGATTTGCAGTGACTATACGAGTCGTGGTATTAGGTACTATAGCGTTGAGCCTAGATTGGACATTTGCGCTTGGCGTTATTGCAATTATGACTATGATAGTAGGTAACGTTGCTGCAATAATGCAAAAGAGTCTATCTAGAATGCTTGCATACTCTAGTATTGGTCATGCCGGATACATCTTAATTGGATTGTCAGTTTCCGTATTTACTCCAACTGGTTTACACGGCTCACTACTACACATCATGAATCATGCTGTAATGAAAGGAGCTGCCTTTATTGCAATTGCAGGAATTGTTTTAGCAGTTGGAAGTACACATATTGACAAATTAAAGGGACTTGGAAGACGTATGCCTTTAGTCTCTTTGGGACTTGTAATCTCACTATTGGCACTTGCCGGTGTCCCACCTTTGAATGGATTTTGGAGTAAACTGTTATTGTTTGGCTCTGCCATAGATGCAGGTACCGTAGTGCCATGGGCTTATTGGCTTGCAATTGTAGGGGTGTTGACTAGTGCCATGTCTCTTGCATACTATGGTTGGGTTATACGTAAAATGTACTTTGAGGGTGAAACTGCAAAACGTATCAAAGAGCCACGCTCTGTTGTTGTAGTCATGATATTCTCTATAATATTTATTGTAGGTTTTGGTGTATATCCTGAACCATTACTTCAATTTGCAGGTATGGCATCCCCTGTCCTGACAGGTACAACTATCCCTTGA
- a CDS encoding NADH-quinone oxidoreductase subunit L produces MVENMFEFGFSAYHAWLIWILPFVAALIIPAIARGSTKTTGYTAVAFALASALFAASLLPGALGGNEIHDQTSWISAIGLKAGVLADPLAVIMANVVAWISFLITIYSVGYMKGNRSLARFWFWMMFFIGSMQLIVLSDNLLQMFFGWEGVGLASYALISFWYRDKKKDHVGRIGYTTLGLASYYSPTHAGMKAFVMTKVGDIMMLAGMFLIFAYANTFGFRELVEDTTWAVHMSAEGLLVPAAILLFGGAIGKSAQFPLNEWLLEAMTGPTAVSALIHAATMVKAGVFLVARLGPIFFALGAAGILADQFFEIIAWVGAFTALLLATQAVVNPEIKKVLAYSTGSQIGYMMMALGIAGLSEQFVDGYTAGFFHLISHALFKASLFMAAGSILHVVGSRFMTDMGGLRKHMKKTYAFMWAAGLALMGAPFITTGFWSKDAIFAAVYESGNTWALPIFIIAVLTAVITAFYTTRMIGLVFYGKKSKHIEKMEREGHHLHEVSATMWVPYGILAVLTIGIGVMGLYAEEGIHELFGVYLENSFGIHTSHDTVESMLPGFLSGLNPVALGASIAAFAIGFSLGYIFYIGRWVNPATVVNSNIVFYALYKLMLNRWYLNAMIYWGFVVTPLWLARAVWRYFETTAIDTGMNVGLQKAVGWSARVVQGTQTGVSQSYLFVFGAGLLFVILVLLI; encoded by the coding sequence ATGGTTGAGAATATGTTTGAATTCGGTTTTAGTGCATATCATGCATGGCTAATTTGGATACTGCCATTTGTAGCAGCCCTGATAATTCCTGCTATTGCTCGTGGATCTACAAAGACTACTGGTTATACAGCAGTTGCATTTGCACTTGCAAGCGCATTGTTTGCCGCCTCGCTACTTCCCGGAGCACTAGGAGGTAATGAAATTCATGATCAGACTTCTTGGATATCTGCTATCGGACTGAAAGCAGGTGTACTTGCAGATCCACTAGCAGTAATTATGGCAAATGTAGTTGCTTGGATATCTTTTCTGATTACGATATATAGTGTTGGGTATATGAAGGGCAATCGTTCCTTGGCACGCTTTTGGTTCTGGATGATGTTCTTTATTGGTTCAATGCAACTCATAGTCTTATCTGATAATTTATTGCAGATGTTCTTTGGATGGGAAGGTGTAGGACTTGCATCTTACGCTTTGATTAGCTTTTGGTATAGAGACAAAAAGAAAGATCATGTAGGACGTATTGGTTATACTACCTTGGGACTTGCAAGTTACTACTCCCCAACACATGCAGGAATGAAGGCATTTGTGATGACCAAGGTTGGTGATATAATGATGTTGGCAGGAATGTTTTTAATTTTTGCATATGCAAATACCTTTGGATTCAGAGAATTAGTTGAGGATACAACTTGGGCTGTACACATGTCAGCTGAAGGACTACTAGTTCCAGCTGCCATCTTACTTTTTGGTGGTGCTATTGGTAAATCTGCACAATTTCCACTAAACGAGTGGCTCCTTGAGGCAATGACCGGTCCGACTGCCGTATCTGCTCTGATTCATGCTGCAACCATGGTAAAGGCCGGTGTCTTTCTAGTTGCCAGACTAGGTCCAATATTCTTTGCACTAGGGGCCGCAGGTATTTTAGCAGATCAGTTCTTTGAGATTATTGCATGGGTGGGGGCGTTTACGGCTCTGCTACTAGCTACTCAAGCAGTTGTCAATCCTGAAATTAAAAAAGTATTGGCCTACTCTACTGGATCTCAGATTGGTTATATGATGATGGCTTTGGGTATTGCAGGACTCTCTGAACAATTCGTAGATGGATACACTGCAGGTTTCTTCCATTTAATCTCTCATGCCCTATTCAAAGCGTCTTTGTTCATGGCAGCCGGTTCCATTTTACATGTAGTAGGTTCTAGATTTATGACAGATATGGGTGGGTTACGAAAACATATGAAAAAGACTTATGCGTTTATGTGGGCAGCCGGTCTTGCTTTGATGGGGGCTCCATTTATTACAACTGGTTTTTGGAGCAAGGATGCAATATTTGCAGCAGTATATGAATCTGGAAATACTTGGGCACTACCAATATTCATCATAGCTGTACTGACGGCTGTAATTACGGCATTTTATACAACGAGAATGATTGGTTTGGTATTTTATGGTAAGAAAAGTAAACACATTGAAAAGATGGAACGCGAAGGTCATCACTTACATGAAGTATCTGCAACAATGTGGGTACCATATGGCATATTGGCAGTATTGACAATTGGTATTGGTGTTATGGGATTGTATGCAGAAGAAGGTATACATGAATTATTTGGTGTTTATCTTGAAAACTCATTTGGTATTCATACATCTCATGATACTGTAGAGTCTATGCTTCCTGGATTCCTATCTGGTCTGAATCCTGTTGCACTTGGAGCGTCAATTGCAGCATTTGCCATAGGATTTAGTCTTGGTTACATATTTTACATTGGTAGATGGGTAAATCCTGCCACAGTTGTAAATTCCAATATTGTTTTTTACGCTTTATACAAATTGATGTTAAATCGTTGGTACCTTAATGCTATGATATACTGGGGCTTTGTTGTAACTCCGCTATGGCTTGCTCGTGCTGTGTGGAGATACTTTGAAACTACTGCTATTGACACTGGCATGAATGTTGGTCTACAAAAGGCCGTTGGTTGGAGTGCACGTGTTGTTCAAGGAACTCAAACTGGTGTATCACAATCATATCTGTTTGTATTTGGAGCTGGACTCTTGTTTGTAATATTGGTGTTGTTGATTTAG
- a CDS encoding NADH-quinone oxidoreductase subunit M has protein sequence MEYVLLQAVFLPLLLSPIAYILARKVSVNASMWFTFGLLLYCTINIIFTVIEGPYEEHYPWTSLFGEFGFLLDGLASPFAIMIYVLCTILVPYSKPYMTHKFHDTYKELYESAESGAQKLVLNRETFVRNQFGVYFALFLVFSMGMLGTVLSTNLIEFYVFFEVMLIPAFFLIAFWGDGPRRRISLMFLFWTHAGAVVLLLGFLAIGLSLGSFDFVDINESEIPSDIALLAAVAILVGLGVKLAAFMFHIWLPYVHGSAPTPISALLSPAMIGIGAYGIFRLIVEFLPGQFSELAIWLHVWGLATMIYGGAMALMQDDLKRLLAYSSISQMGYILFGIGTYSVLGMAGAEMMYITHALGKGLLFMTAGILIYKVGTRSLSKLGGLASKMPITAVCAVIGVLTIAGIPPTSGFMGEWILFYGAIETAIDEGSTLRMVTFGLGLVATVLTMSYLLWMLKRVFFGKLPETLVHAKDPGWHMTAPMIVLAGFSIVLGIYPDIFYNQIIPYMSGVLGA, from the coding sequence ATGGAGTATGTTCTTTTACAGGCTGTATTTTTACCACTGCTTTTATCTCCGATAGCATACATTCTTGCACGCAAGGTAAGTGTAAATGCATCTATGTGGTTTACTTTTGGTCTATTGTTGTATTGTACCATTAATATCATATTCACTGTAATAGAGGGTCCATACGAAGAGCATTATCCTTGGACTTCACTATTCGGTGAATTTGGATTTCTGCTAGATGGTCTAGCATCTCCCTTTGCTATCATGATTTATGTCTTGTGTACCATTTTGGTACCCTACTCAAAACCATACATGACGCATAAATTCCATGATACCTACAAGGAATTATACGAATCTGCTGAATCTGGAGCACAGAAACTTGTTTTGAATAGAGAGACATTTGTGAGAAATCAATTTGGAGTCTATTTTGCACTCTTTTTGGTGTTCTCTATGGGCATGCTTGGAACAGTCCTCTCAACTAACTTGATTGAATTTTATGTCTTCTTTGAGGTAATGCTAATCCCTGCCTTTTTTCTTATAGCATTTTGGGGTGATGGTCCACGTCGTAGAATATCATTAATGTTTCTATTTTGGACTCATGCTGGTGCCGTGGTATTACTGCTAGGATTTTTAGCAATAGGATTGTCATTGGGAAGCTTTGATTTTGTAGATATTAATGAATCAGAAATTCCTAGTGATATTGCACTGCTTGCTGCTGTGGCCATTCTTGTTGGTCTTGGTGTTAAACTTGCAGCATTTATGTTTCATATTTGGCTTCCTTATGTACACGGCTCTGCACCAACACCAATTAGTGCTTTATTATCCCCCGCCATGATTGGTATAGGGGCTTATGGAATATTTCGTCTCATAGTAGAATTTCTTCCCGGACAGTTTTCAGAACTGGCAATATGGTTACACGTGTGGGGTTTGGCCACGATGATTTATGGAGGTGCCATGGCTTTGATGCAAGATGATCTAAAGCGTCTACTTGCGTACTCGAGTATTAGTCAGATGGGTTATATTCTGTTTGGTATTGGTACATACTCTGTGCTAGGCATGGCCGGTGCGGAGATGATGTATATCACACACGCGTTAGGTAAAGGGTTACTCTTCATGACTGCAGGAATTTTAATTTACAAAGTTGGCACGCGTAGTCTATCCAAACTCGGTGGGCTTGCAAGTAAGATGCCAATAACAGCAGTCTGTGCTGTAATTGGTGTGCTGACCATTGCCGGTATCCCACCCACAAGTGGTTTTATGGGTGAGTGGATATTATTCTATGGTGCTATAGAGACTGCTATAGATGAAGGCTCTACTTTGAGAATGGTCACATTTGGATTGGGTCTTGTGGCAACTGTACTTACAATGTCGTATTTACTGTGGATGCTAAAGCGTGTCTTTTTTGGCAAATTACCTGAGACTTTGGTACACGCAAAAGATCCAGGTTGGCACATGACCGCGCCCATGATTGTTCTGGCCGGCTTTAGCATAGTACTTGGCATATATCCAGATATCTTTTACAATCAAATTATTCCATACATGTCCGGAGTGTTGGGTGCATAG
- the nuoK gene encoding NADH-quinone oxidoreductase subunit NuoK, whose product MSNELVEFVLVSITLLGIGIYGLAVKRNALRMLFAVEIIINAANLNLVAFARFLPHSGGQTLALFSIAIAVAEVAVGLSLIIVAYRMYKNVDIADFRSLKG is encoded by the coding sequence ATGAGCAACGAACTAGTTGAATTTGTACTTGTATCTATAACTCTGCTAGGTATAGGTATTTACGGTTTAGCAGTAAAAAGAAATGCCTTACGTATGTTGTTTGCAGTTGAGATTATAATTAATGCGGCAAATCTAAATCTAGTTGCATTTGCAAGATTTTTGCCACACAGTGGTGGACAGACTTTGGCGTTATTCTCCATTGCTATTGCAGTTGCAGAAGTTGCAGTCGGTTTGTCATTAATTATAGTTGCGTATAGAATGTACAAGAATGTAGATATTGCTGACTTTAGGAGCTTGAAGGGATAA
- a CDS encoding NADH-quinone oxidoreductase subunit J, which produces MADAVFIALSIITIGSAIASLEMRSLIYGAIALMGALGGVAGFFLLLDSPFVAMFQLAVYVGSIAVLILFTVMLVKRELIFQKIEDKRRRYVGIALLLIVIFSLGSIVLNSGLETVTTTSDPVDFRSIGSDFLIYYWPALILMALILSGSIVGALVLAKRDEITNEQRTS; this is translated from the coding sequence ATGGCTGATGCAGTTTTTATTGCTCTATCTATCATTACTATCGGATCTGCTATAGCTTCCCTTGAGATGCGTTCACTAATTTATGGTGCTATTGCTCTAATGGGAGCACTTGGTGGCGTTGCGGGATTTTTTTTACTACTAGATTCACCATTTGTGGCAATGTTTCAACTAGCAGTATACGTAGGCTCTATTGCGGTTTTGATTCTATTTACTGTAATGCTAGTAAAAAGAGAATTGATATTTCAAAAAATTGAAGATAAACGTAGACGCTATGTCGGTATAGCACTATTATTAATTGTGATATTTTCTTTAGGTTCTATTGTTTTAAACTCTGGTCTGGAAACAGTAACTACAACAAGTGATCCTGTAGATTTTAGAAGCATAGGTAGTGACTTTTTAATTTATTATTGGCCCGCACTGATTCTGATGGCATTAATACTGTCTGGTTCCATAGTAGGAGCTTTGGTACTGGCAAAGAGGGATGAAATAACTAATGAGCAACGAACTAGTTGA